Part of the Permianibacter fluminis genome, GCCCCACTCCAGGGCAGTGTCGACTGCATCACGGCACACTCGACGGCTTTCCGCTGTAATGGCATGGCGTAGAAAAGTCTGTGCGCACGCCCCTGGAGTAAAGAAACATGGCATTTGAACCCCACGTAATGCAATTCACCAGCACCGGTGAACCGCGTCGTGTCCAGGAGCAGCGGAAATTGCCCAAGCTGATAGAGCGGGTCAGGGATCAGTCGCTGGAGGCGCTGACCAAGTTGTTCGGGCACATGCTCGATACCGCTGACGACACCTTGTTTGACTTGGCCGACAAGGCCGGCAACAACAAGGACCAAACCCTGTATTTCGACGCCATGCGGGAACTGCGCATCAAGCGCAAGGGCATGGAAAACGTGTTCCGGCAGGAGTTGCAGAACGGCTTCTACGATCTGGTTGGCCGGAATGAGAATATGGCGGGCGCTGCCGGTGCCACCTATTCGCTCGATTCGCTCAGTCTGGTCAAGGAAGACGAGCTGGAAGAAAACCTCGCCGTCGACGGCATGGTCTCGCGCGCCAAGCAGCGCAACGAAGAGCCGCTGCGTTATCTGGCCCGTCGGTTCGATGCCGTGGTGCCGGATATCCGGGTCGAGGCGGATGATCTGCCGGTCTATCCGAAACGCATCTGCGAAAGCTTCCGCTCCGCCACCAAAGCCTTGGGCCTGGATCTGCGTGCCAAGCTGGTGGTGTTCAAACTGTTTGAACGCAGCGTCATGGCCGAGCTGCCGAATGTTTATGACGACCTGAACCTGTTCTTCGCCGATAACGGTGTGCTGCCGGATTTGCATGTGCGCAAGCCGCGCAAACTGGCGACCCCGCCGCCGGCGGCAAAACGCAAAGTCGCCGAAGACGATGGTCTTGGCGATGTCGTGACACCCGAGCAGCCGGTCGATATCAAGGCCGAAGTGTTCAACGCCCTGCGCGATTTGCTCGCTGCCCAGAAAGGTGGCGGTATGGCCATGGGCGGGGCTGCGGGCGCATTCTTTGACGGCGGTTTTGGTGCGCCGGTGGTGCCGGTAGTTGAAACCCCGCAGTTGCTGCAGGCGCTGTCGAAACTGCAGCACGATCCGGGTGCCGTGCCGGTCGGCCAATCCATCGATCTGCGGACTGCGCTTGCTGCGCGTTTGCCGGTTGTGGTCGGTGGTCGCGTTGACGCCAGTGCCGTCGGTGCCGTCAACGATGACGTGATCGACATCGTCAGCATGATGTTCGATTTCATTCTCGGCGACGCCAATCTGCCGGATGACATCAAGGCCCAGCTCGGGCGTTTGCAGATTCCGATGCTGAAAGTCGCGCTGGTCGACAAGAGTTTTTTCAGCAACCGCAATCACTCGGCGCGTCTGCTGCTGAACGAAATGGCCTACGCCGGCATTGGCTGGGATCCGGATCGGCGTGGTCGTGATGGCCTGCAGGGCCGTATAGAAACGATTGTCCAGCGGGTGCTGAATGAATTTGAAGATGACTCGCGGCTGTTCACCGAGTTGCTGGAAGAGTTTCGCGGTTACTGTGAAGAAGAGCGTCGGCGCTCGCTGATCATTGAAAAACGCACCAAGGAAGCCGAAGAAGGCAAGGCGCGCAGTGATTCGGCCAAGCATGTGGTCGACAACCTGCTGCAGAAGGTGGTGGCCGGACGCTCGTTGCCGCCGGTCGCGCACAAGCTGCTGCATGATGTCTGGAGCAAAGTGCTGTTCCTCGAACACCTGCGTGCTGGTGCCGACTCCGATGCCTTCCGCCATGCAGCGCAAGTGGCCGACGTGCTGGTGCGTACGGTGACCGTGCGCACGCCAACCGAACGCTCGCAGTTGCCGAGTTTGATCCCAGGCCTGATTCGCCAGTTGCGGGCCGGGTTTGAATCGATTTCCTATGGTGCGCTGGAATCAAGCGCGCTGTTGCAGGATTTGGAAGCGCTGCACTTCCAGTTGATGCGGGCACCGGTCGAGCCGGTGGTGCCGGAAGACAGCGGTCTTGATGACATGGTCGACAACGGCGTCGTCGCAGCCGATTTTGGCATGTCGTCGCACGATACCGATTTGCTGGCCGATGCGCTGCCGGACACCAGTGCCGAAGATGCTGCGTTGCTGGCCTCGATCAATGTCGAGCCGGTAGAGCTGCCAAGCGGTGAAGAGCTTGGCGAAGACATCGTCATGGAAAGCGCGCCGGACAACGAGCCGGACGTCGATGGTTATATCGATCAGGTCGATGCGCTGCAGGTCGGCAGCTGGATCGAATTGCGCGAGCCGGATCGCAACACCCGTTGCAAACTGGCGGCGCGGATTCCGACCGTCGGCAAGCTGATTTTCGTCAACCGTTCCGGTGTCAAAGTGGCCGAATTCACTCGCCCGGGCATGGCGGTAGCCTTGCGCCGCGGCAGCGTCAAGTTGCTGGATGACGCGGCGTTGTTTGACCGGGCGCTGGAAGCGGTCATCTCGAATCTGCGTAAGCTGAAGGACGCAGCCGACAGCTGAGTTCGCTGGTATTCATCAAAACGCGCTAAGCTGGCCACCCTGAGTGGCCAGCTTTTTTTCTGCAGATAAATGTCTATGCAGCTCGATGCCAATGGTTGGTTAGTGGGGGCGCGCCGATCGCCGTCGCCGCATTGTGACGAGCGGGCCGCGCCCGCCGACATTTCCCTGCTGGTTATCCACGGCATCAGTTTGCCGCCGGGCCAGTTCGGTGGTCCGTATATCGAGCAACTGTTTCATGGCCAGCTGGATCCGCAAGCGCATCCTTATTTCGCCTCGATTCACGGCTTGCGGGTGTCGAGTCATTTCCTGATTCGCCGCGACGGTGAAATCGTCCAGTTTGTCAGTTGCCTGCAACGGGCCTGGCACGCCGGGGTCTCGCAGTTTGCCGGCCGTGACCGCTGCAATGATTTTTCCATCGGCATCGAGCTGGAGGGCGCCGACGATACGCCGTATGCGGCAGCGCAATATCCGGCGCTGGTGGCGTTGACCCGGGCGATTCAGCAACGCTGGCCGGCCATCGGCAACGCGTGCATTGCTGGTCATGAGGACATTGCCCCGGGCCGCAAAACCGATCCCGGTCCGGCGTTCGACTGGCTGCGTTATCGCGCCATGCTGGCAAGTGCCGGCTGACGGTCCGCGCCCGCTTGCCGACCCGATATCTCGCCAATGACGGCCCGATGACCGGAGCCGTCAAATTTCTGTGCGATAATTGCCGCAGCTGTATCGACTCAATCTTGTTCAGGGACGTGTCATGACCTTGTTGGCCATCGTGTTGGTGCTGGTGCTGGAATGGTATTTCCGGTTGCCGCCCAGCTATCGCAACTTCCGCTGGTTTGTCCGCTTCCGCCGTTTCATGCAACGCCAGTTTCCGGCCCAATTCGAAGGTTTTGGCGGTCTGCTGTTCATGACCGGCACGGTGCCGCTGTTGCTGGCGCTGATTCTGGCGTTCACGGGCGGCTGGATTGGTCAGCTGCTTTATCTGGCGGTCGGTACCAGCGTGCTCTGGTATTGCCTTGGGCCACAGGATTTGCGGGCGTTGCTGGCGCCGTATTTCTCCGCGCTGGAACGCAATGACAGCCAGAGTGCCTGGGAGCATGCCCGTGAGCGGGTCGATGCCGACGCGGTCGACGAGTTGCCGCAGTTGGGCCGGCAGGTGTCGCGGTTCATCTTCACCGAAATCAACAGCCGTTTCATCGCGCTGCTGTTCTGGTTTGCCGTGCTCGGACCGGCGGCATGTCTGTTCTATCGGCTGTGTACGCTGTACGCCGAATTGCTGAAAAACGAACCGGGTCATCCGCATCAGCGACTGATCCGATCGCTGCGTCATGTGCTGGATTGGGTGCCGGCCCGAATCACCGCGCTGTCATATGCGCTGGTCGGCGATTTTGTCCGTGGCTATAGCGTATTGCATCCGTTCTGGCGCGAGGCCGATGCCAGCTCGGAACGCATTCTGCTCGACAGCGGTTTGGCGTCACTTGCCATCGGCCCGGACCTGCCGATGGATGCGCTGGAAGAAAACGTTCAGGCATTGGCGCTGGCCGAGCGGGCGCTGCTGCTGGTGCTGGTATTGATCGCACTGTTCTCGCTGTTTGGGGTGCTGATTTGACCCGGCGGCTTTGTCGTCGATACCAGTGTCATCAGGACTTTCGGCATCGACTTGTCGCGGAGCTGCAGCAAAACAAAAGCCGGGATTTCCCGGCTTTTGTTTTGCGCGCGAGCAGGGGGCGGACTCAGCCTGCCGGCGGTAGCACCAACATCAAATCGGCTTCACTGCGCAGCACTTCGGAATACAGCACCTCACCGGTCGGGGTAATGGACAAGCCGGATTTGTAAGTCAGCCGCGGCAAGGGTCGTAGCCAGCGGTCACGCCGAGTGCGCAGCGAATAGTGCTGCAATTGGGTGCCGCCATCGGCGCGATCTTTGACGTAGGCAATGCCGTCGTTATAGAGCTGCCAGCTGTTGCAGAACGCCAACTCCACCTCGGGCAAAACCAGACTGCGACTGCGATCGTCGCGATTCAGCAACCACAATCCGGGCTCGGAAGGATGGGAGAAATACAGATTGCCGTCGGCCGCTTCCCGGGCAATGTAACCGCCATCCCGGGTGAGCTGCGTTTCTTCACCGGTGCCGAGCTGGTGCTGCCAGATCTGCCAATCACCGGTGCGGAACGAGGCGAAATACAAACGCGTGCCGTCACGCGACCAATTGGCAAAGCGATCTTCCGCCGGGTCACTGGTGATGCGCTTCGGATTGCCGCCGCTGGCATCGAGCAGGTAGATATCGGTGTTGCCTGCCGGTGGCGCATCAAGCGCCAGCTGGCTGCTGTCTGGTGACCACGCCGGACCGTTGGTAAACGGGCCATTGAAATGACTCAGTTGCAGCAGTTCGCTGCCATCCGGTTTGGCCAACCAGATCTCCGTGGTGCCGGAGCGGTCTGAGACAAAGGCCAGGCGCTCGCCGTTTGGTGCCAGCACCGGCTGCCAATCCCAACGGGTATCAAAGGTCAGTGCCCGCGCCGGCGTTTCCGGTTGATTGACCGGTGCGGCAAACAGATTGGCCTGACCGCTGCCTTCTTCATAAATCATGGCGCCGGTTCGGGCGATGGCGGGAAAGTCGGTGCTGCGACCGCTGACCGGTACCCGACTTGGTGCGCCACCGGTCGAGGCGATGCGCCAGAGCGCAAACGGTCCGGCGCGGTTGGAGGCGAACACTAAATGCTCGCCATCCGGTTCCCAGGCAATACCGTGGATCTTGACGTTGTCGCCGGTCAGGCGCTGAAGCGCGCCGCTGCTCAGCTCGAGGACATACACGTCGGCGACCCCGGCGGCGCGCCAACGACTGAACGCGAGTTTGCTGCCGTCGGATGAGAAGCTGGCATCACCATCTTCCTGATCGGTGGGCTTGGGTGCGGTCAGCATTTGCCGGGCGGCGCTGTCGACATTGACCGCAACGAGGCCGCCACTCTCGTCGGTGAATACCAGCTCGCGGCCATCCGGCCGCCAGGTCAGGTTGTCCCAGTTGTGCACCGGGCAATCAATCAGTTTGCGGGACGGGCCGCCCTGCGGAGACACCAGGCGGATTTCGCAGTGTTCATCGGTAACGGCGAAATAGGCGATGCGGCGACCATCCGGCGACCAAGCGGGTCGTTGCTCATTTGCCGCGGTGGCCGCCACCGGATGCAAGGTTTCGGAACCCAGGGTGCGGACCTGGATGTCGCCATTTTTGCTTTCCGGCGCCAGCCAGGTAAACGCCACCTGACTGCCATCAGGTGAAAAGCTGGCGCTGACTTCGCGACCGGGCAGCGTGGTGAATGGGGTGATACGGGCTGATCCGTAATCGGTGGCCGGCTCCGGCATCATGCCGGCGTTGTTGCTCAGTTGCTGCCAACCAACATAACCCAGCAGGGCCGCAATGGTGCTTGCCATCAGCCATTGCCGGGTCGGACGCACCGGATGCGGTGTGGCCGAGGTGCGCGAGTCGACCGCGGCGGCGACAGTCTCAGTAGCCTCGGCGGTGGCGACAGCGGGCAATGGCGGCGTCGGTTCGGCTTGCTCGTTCAGGCTCAGTCGATAGCCGACCTTCGGAATCGTTTCCAACAGCGCCGGACAGTCCAGTTCCTCGCTCAGCACTTTGCGCAGTCGCGACACGGTCCGGTTAAGCGCGTCCTCGCTGACCACCTCTTTGCCCCATACCGCCTGCATCAAGGCGTCCCGGGTCACCGGTTCACCGTTGGCCCGAACCAGCGCGGCCAGCACTTGCATGACCCGCGGCTCCAGCTGCCACTCCTGCGTGCCGGTCCGAATCCGGCACAGCGCCGGCTGCAGCTGCCAGCGGCCGAATGCCAGCCCGGCGGCCTCGTTGCTGGCGCCGCGGGTGGTCATCGGAATCGGTGTGCTCATAAACAGTCGGTACTCATCAGGGCAGGCATCGGACAGCCAGGCGGCCGAGCGCCGGTCGGACAGGCGCGTTGTCAACGTTTCATCAGCTTTTGCTCAGCCGCTTGTCCGGCGGACAGCGCGGCGGCTCGGGATAGTAGCGCCTATCCCGAGCGCCGTGGAGCCGGTCTTATGTCACAAGTGTTGTCGTGGCGGTTGTCAGCGAAGCCGTCGCTGGCGTGGCCGGTTTTGTTGATTGCGTTGATTGCGCTGGCGCCGAACCGATCGTGGTCCGGCGTCATGCCGGAAACCCTGGATCCACTGCCAAGCCTGCAGCAACCCGCCGGACTGGCTCGAGACAGTGGCAGTGGTGATCTCTTTATCGGTGACGCCGCGACCGGACTGATTTGGCGCCGTCGCGCCGGACAATCGCTGAACTTCTTTGCCCGCTTGCCGACCGACGGTCCGGCCCGTCTGGAAGAGCTTGAGCTCGACAGCGCGCACGGCTGGCTGTGGGCCATCGCTTCGCAAGCCGAACCGTCAAGCCGGCCGATTGTGCCGGCGCCCGCAGCCGCGCTGTATCGGTTTGATCTGGCCAGCGGCCGGCTGCAGCAGCGCCATCTGCTGGTCGAGGCCGGCGCTTGGCACCATCTGGGTGATCTCGTTGTTGCCAGCAATGGTGACGTTTATCTCAGCCACAGTTACGAACGGCCGGCGGTGTATCGGCTAACGGCCGATGACGATCAGCTGGCCGTTTTCTGGCGTGGCGGTCCGCAGGTGCGTGAACCGCATGGCATCGCGCTCGATGACGCGCATGGCTGGCTCTACCTCGGTCACGAACGCGGCTTGCTGCGCATTCAGCTGAGCACTGGCGTCAGCGAAAACCTGGCGTTGCCAGCCGGAACCGCGATCAACAGTTGCACCAGCCTGCACTGGTATCACGGCCGATTGCTGGCCCTGACTGCAGGCACCGGTGTGCTGCAGCTGTTGACGCTGACCACTGACGCCGACACCACGATGCCATCGCGCGTGCTGCGCAGTGACACCATCGCCGTGCTGTCGCGCCAGCAATTTCCACCACGCGGCGGGCTCGTGCAAGCCGACGAATTCTGGTTTCTCGCGGAGCAGCTCCGCGCTTCCCGCCATGCCGATATCGACGCGCAATCGACGCTGCAAAAGCTGGTGTTGCCGCACTGATTTCAGCCACAACAACCCATCTCTACTGCAAGGAGTAAGAAGTGAAACGGACCCTGATCACCGGTCTTTGGATACTGTCTCTGTTGGCACTGGTCTGGCTGGCGCCGGCCGCCTACGCGACCATCGACAGCCAGTCTGGTAAATCACTGCAAGCCATCAAAGTCGGCGCGGCACCGCAGCTCGATGGCGTGCTGGACGACGCGGTCTGGCAACAGGCAAGCGCGATTAGCGATTTCAAGCAGTACGAGCCGATTGCGCTCGCTGACGCCAGCGAGCGCACCGAAATCCGGGTGCTCTACGACGACGAAAATCTTTATATCGGTGCCCAGCTCTACGACAGTGAACCGACCGAAGTGACCCGCAATTTTTTGTCGCGGCAGAAACGGGTGCGCGGAGATGATCGTTTGGTGGTGGTACTGGATACCTTTCTCGATAAACGCAACGGCTACTTCTTCGAGGTCAACCCAAACGGCATTCGCGCCGATGGCCTGATCGAAAACAACACCACCTTGCTGGAGGATTGGGAAGGCTTCTGGTTTGCCGAAAGCCGCCTGAACGATCAAGGCTGGGCCGTCGAGGTCAAGATCCCTTTCCGGGCGCTTTCGTTCCGGCCGGACGGCGATACCTGGGGGCTGAATTTCTATCGCGCGATCGCCCGCAAGAATGAATTGCTGATGTGGAGCAATCCCGGACAGGTCGAAGCGCCGCTGGCACCGACCTGGGCCGGTCAGCTGCGCGGACTGCAAGGCATGCAGCAAGGGCTTGGCTTGCAAGTGGTGCCG contains:
- the ampD gene encoding 1,6-anhydro-N-acetylmuramyl-L-alanine amidase AmpD; protein product: MQLDANGWLVGARRSPSPHCDERAAPADISLLVIHGISLPPGQFGGPYIEQLFHGQLDPQAHPYFASIHGLRVSSHFLIRRDGEIVQFVSCLQRAWHAGVSQFAGRDRCNDFSIGIELEGADDTPYAAAQYPALVALTRAIQQRWPAIGNACIAGHEDIAPGRKTDPGPAFDWLRYRAMLASAG
- the ampE gene encoding regulatory signaling modulator protein AmpE, with protein sequence MTLLAIVLVLVLEWYFRLPPSYRNFRWFVRFRRFMQRQFPAQFEGFGGLLFMTGTVPLLLALILAFTGGWIGQLLYLAVGTSVLWYCLGPQDLRALLAPYFSALERNDSQSAWEHARERVDADAVDELPQLGRQVSRFIFTEINSRFIALLFWFAVLGPAACLFYRLCTLYAELLKNEPGHPHQRLIRSLRHVLDWVPARITALSYALVGDFVRGYSVLHPFWREADASSERILLDSGLASLAIGPDLPMDALEENVQALALAERALLLVLVLIALFSLFGVLI
- a CDS encoding NHL repeat-containing protein produces the protein MSQVLSWRLSAKPSLAWPVLLIALIALAPNRSWSGVMPETLDPLPSLQQPAGLARDSGSGDLFIGDAATGLIWRRRAGQSLNFFARLPTDGPARLEELELDSAHGWLWAIASQAEPSSRPIVPAPAAALYRFDLASGRLQQRHLLVEAGAWHHLGDLVVASNGDVYLSHSYERPAVYRLTADDDQLAVFWRGGPQVREPHGIALDDAHGWLYLGHERGLLRIQLSTGVSENLALPAGTAINSCTSLHWYHGRLLALTAGTGVLQLLTLTTDADTTMPSRVLRSDTIAVLSRQQFPPRGGLVQADEFWFLAEQLRASRHADIDAQSTLQKLVLPH
- a CDS encoding DUF1631 domain-containing protein, with the protein product MAFEPHVMQFTSTGEPRRVQEQRKLPKLIERVRDQSLEALTKLFGHMLDTADDTLFDLADKAGNNKDQTLYFDAMRELRIKRKGMENVFRQELQNGFYDLVGRNENMAGAAGATYSLDSLSLVKEDELEENLAVDGMVSRAKQRNEEPLRYLARRFDAVVPDIRVEADDLPVYPKRICESFRSATKALGLDLRAKLVVFKLFERSVMAELPNVYDDLNLFFADNGVLPDLHVRKPRKLATPPPAAKRKVAEDDGLGDVVTPEQPVDIKAEVFNALRDLLAAQKGGGMAMGGAAGAFFDGGFGAPVVPVVETPQLLQALSKLQHDPGAVPVGQSIDLRTALAARLPVVVGGRVDASAVGAVNDDVIDIVSMMFDFILGDANLPDDIKAQLGRLQIPMLKVALVDKSFFSNRNHSARLLLNEMAYAGIGWDPDRRGRDGLQGRIETIVQRVLNEFEDDSRLFTELLEEFRGYCEEERRRSLIIEKRTKEAEEGKARSDSAKHVVDNLLQKVVAGRSLPPVAHKLLHDVWSKVLFLEHLRAGADSDAFRHAAQVADVLVRTVTVRTPTERSQLPSLIPGLIRQLRAGFESISYGALESSALLQDLEALHFQLMRAPVEPVVPEDSGLDDMVDNGVVAADFGMSSHDTDLLADALPDTSAEDAALLASINVEPVELPSGEELGEDIVMESAPDNEPDVDGYIDQVDALQVGSWIELREPDRNTRCKLAARIPTVGKLIFVNRSGVKVAEFTRPGMAVALRRGSVKLLDDAALFDRALEAVISNLRKLKDAADS
- a CDS encoding winged helix-turn-helix domain-containing protein, yielding MSTPIPMTTRGASNEAAGLAFGRWQLQPALCRIRTGTQEWQLEPRVMQVLAALVRANGEPVTRDALMQAVWGKEVVSEDALNRTVSRLRKVLSEELDCPALLETIPKVGYRLSLNEQAEPTPPLPAVATAEATETVAAAVDSRTSATPHPVRPTRQWLMASTIAALLGYVGWQQLSNNAGMMPEPATDYGSARITPFTTLPGREVSASFSPDGSQVAFTWLAPESKNGDIQVRTLGSETLHPVAATAANEQRPAWSPDGRRIAYFAVTDEHCEIRLVSPQGGPSRKLIDCPVHNWDNLTWRPDGRELVFTDESGGLVAVNVDSAARQMLTAPKPTDQEDGDASFSSDGSKLAFSRWRAAGVADVYVLELSSGALQRLTGDNVKIHGIAWEPDGEHLVFASNRAGPFALWRIASTGGAPSRVPVSGRSTDFPAIARTGAMIYEEGSGQANLFAAPVNQPETPARALTFDTRWDWQPVLAPNGERLAFVSDRSGTTEIWLAKPDGSELLQLSHFNGPFTNGPAWSPDSSQLALDAPPAGNTDIYLLDASGGNPKRITSDPAEDRFANWSRDGTRLYFASFRTGDWQIWQHQLGTGEETQLTRDGGYIAREAADGNLYFSHPSEPGLWLLNRDDRSRSLVLPEVELAFCNSWQLYNDGIAYVKDRADGGTQLQHYSLRTRRDRWLRPLPRLTYKSGLSITPTGEVLYSEVLRSEADLMLVLPPAG